The following coding sequences lie in one Fusarium poae strain DAOMC 252244 chromosome 1, whole genome shotgun sequence genomic window:
- a CDS encoding hypothetical protein (TransMembrane:1 (o6-26i)): MYIVIWFRNFLISALWAIAISIGRIFGCERALKKQLYVAGSRFGISSWATTNTKPATTTERILEWMENVTPGPPEKPPKRPKRKATSKKNKTKKPKRRA; encoded by the exons ATGTACATCGTGATTTGGTTCCGCAACTTTCTCATCTCAGCCCTTTGGGCCATAGCCATAAGCATTGGCAGAATCTTTGGTTGCGAGAGGGCCCTCAAAAAGCAACTCTACGTGGCTGGCTCTCGTTTTGGCATATCTTCTTGGGCCACCACCAATACGAAACCCGCAACGACCACAGAGAGAATcttggaatggatggaaaatGTTACCCCTG GACCACCCGAAAAGCCACCTAAAAGACCGAAGCGCAAGGCCAcctccaagaagaacaagaccaaAAAGCCCAAGAGACGAGCTTAA